Proteins encoded in a region of the Bactrocera tryoni isolate S06 chromosome 4, CSIRO_BtryS06_freeze2, whole genome shotgun sequence genome:
- the LOC120773389 gene encoding NADH dehydrogenase [ubiquinone] 1 beta subcomplex subunit 8, mitochondrial-like: protein MSAIFNGLKAAQRLQVANPMLFQHVARGMAGWNKDYKPAQIPKTEKDCTAAAKKYYLLPEEYRPYADNGLGYGDYPDLGKGLGIESKDPYYPYDFPEHKRNLHETLHADIDLYGEDRFSQAEKPRFTNSQYWLSFVGVMSGCLALYYWLENYRMYRPVAVKQYPGDGRKHYTFESE, encoded by the exons ATGTCCGCAATATTCAATGGACTAAAAGCCGCACAGAGGCTTCAAGTTGCAAACCCCATGCTATTTCAGCATGTGGCGAGAGGCA TGGCTGGTTGGAATAAGGATTACAAACCTGCTCAGATTCCAAAAACCGAAAAGGATTGTACTGCGGCTGCAAAAAAATACTATCTACTGCCAGAGGAATATCGTCCATATGCCGACAACGGTCTAGGCTATGGTGATTACCCTGATTTGGGTAAAGGTTTAGGTATTGAATCGAAAGACCCCTACTATCCATACGATTTTCCGGAGCATAAGCGCAATCTCCATGAGAcg TTGCATGCTGACATTGATTTATACGGAGAAGATCGCTTCTCGCAGGCGGAGAAACCAAGATTTACAAATTCTCAATATTGGCTGAGCTTTGTTGGTGTAATGTCTGGTTGCCTTGCTCTTTATTATTGGTTGGAAAACTACCGTATGTATCGCCCAGTGGCTGTAAAGCAATATCCAGGAGATGGCAGAAAACACTACACATTCGAAAGTGAATAA
- the LOC120773387 gene encoding CCR4-NOT transcription complex subunit 9, which yields MSAQPSPACMTPSTEQERVFQWINELAHPESRETALLELSKKRETVTDLAPMLWHSFGTTAALLQEIINIYPSINPATLTAHQSNRVCSALSLLQCVASHPETRTVFLQAQIPLFLYPFLQTTSKTRPFEYLRLTSLGVIGALVKADEQEVITFLLATEIIPLCLRIMETGSELSKTVATFILQKILLDESGLSYICQTYERFSHVAIILGKMVIQLAKEPSARLLKHVVRCYLRLSDNPRAREALRQCLPDQLRDATFSVCLQDDKSTKHWLHLLIKNLELGVVAPTDPRQIGMSPLTS from the exons GTATTTCAATGGATCAACGAATTGGCACATCCAGAGAGTCGTGAAACAGCTTTACTCGAGTTGAGTAAGAAACGTGAAACAGTGACAGATCTTGCGCCAATGCTATGGCATAGCTTTGGAACTACCGCCGCCCTTTTACAGgagataattaatatttatccaTCAATTAATCCTGCCACACTCACTGCGCATCAATCAAACCGCGTCTGCAGCGCGCTATCCCTACTGCAATGCGTCGCATCGCATCCGGAGACGCGTACAGTGTTCCTGCAGGCGCAAATACCATTGTTCCTGTATCCATTTTTGCAAACAACATCCAAAACTCGGCCATTCGAATACCTTCGACTAACAAGTTTAGGCGTAATTGGTGCATTAGTTAAG GCTGATGAGCAAGAAGTGATAACTTTCCTTTTAGCAACTGAAATCATTCCACTGTGTCTGCGAATAATGGAAACCGGTTCAGAACTGAGTAAAACTGTAGCTACGTttattctgcaaaagattttATTGGACGAAAGTGGCCTCTCGTATATTTGTCAAACGTATGAACGTTTTTCGCATGTTGCTATTATTTTG GGCAAAATGGTAATACAACTTGCCAAGGAACCCTCTGCACGTTTGCTGAAGCATGTTGTACGATGCTATTTACGTCTTTCTGACAATCCCAG AGCACGTGAGGCTTTGCGACAATGTCTTCCAGATCAACTGCGCGATGCGACATTTTCAGTATGTCTCCAGGATGACAAATCCACCAAACACTGGCTACatttactaattaaaaatttagagcTGGGTGTTGTCGCACCAACAGACCCGCGTCAAATCGGTATGTCACCATTGACGTCATaa